In Salvia miltiorrhiza cultivar Shanhuang (shh) chromosome 4, IMPLAD_Smil_shh, whole genome shotgun sequence, the DNA window TCACAATTCTAAACATTGTATCACATGGTTTTACTTCAACTTAATTTTTGGAAATGCCGTCAATTCATTCTGTGCAGTTACTGATGACTACGATTATATGTTTGCTGAGAATGGCCTTGTTGCTTACAAGGATGGAAAGTTGATTGGAACACAGGTATTGTATAAGACTCAAACATATCATATCTGTTAAAAACCTGAAAGACGGGTGGTAGAAAATTCTTCATCTTACTTCCTgcaaaaatgaaaatagttGGAATACATTTGTCCTTTTGGCTTTTGTAGTCATAATGGAAAATTAAACCAGTAAAACACTTAAATACTTGATATGCTTGTTGGAGATATTGACGTGCTCCAATTATCACGTACTTTTTCGTTTGGCTACCTTCTCATTTGATGACTTGATATATGTCATGCAGAGCTTGAAGTCATTTCTTGGAGAAGAAAAGCTCAAGGTTAGCACTTGCCACCTTGTGTGTTAAGTTATTTGTATTGGATACTACGCTATCACACATGCTTCACCTTCTTGAACGGTGTTACCGTGAACGTCTGACCTCTGAAAAATCAGAGATGTCTTTCGGAAAGGAATAGAATCTACAGTGGAGTTAAAAACTGATAACTTTATCTTTTGACTTTGCACTGTGAGTTTGTTCTGTGGATGCATACCAGCAAATTTGATGGCAGATAtgacatttttttactttttggcTCTCTGAATGCTGGTTACTAATTTCACAATACAATTTCTTATTAGAATGCATTTGATGTGTTGTTAATAATATTACAGGAATTGATTAACTTCTCTCTCCACTACATTGCTGATTTGGACATCCCCATTAAAAGGTGAATAAAACTAAAGCTCCCATTTGGCACCCGGTCATATCTGATTGGAATCTCAGATCCATTCTCTTTTACTCTAGGGGAACATTTATCGAATTTCGAAATGGGATGCTTAATGTCTCTCCCATTGGAAGAAACTGCAGTCAGGAAGAGCGAGATGAGTTTGAAAAGTATGACAAGGTATAATCTTTTACCTAGGAGCGAGAGGAAGGACCATATCTTTATCATAACTGAGAGACACTTGAATTTTATCCTTAGAACTTGTCTTCTCATTTACTTTAATAGAATTGAGCTCATAAATGTAATCAGGTTCACAACGTTCGCCCCAAAATGGTGTCGGTGCTACGTGAGAAGTTTGCGCAGTATAACCTTACCTTTTCCATTGGTGGACAAATCAGTTTTGATGTAAGCTAACTGTTTGTGTTTACTATGTTTCCATTTAATGTAGTTTTGTGCCTCACCAAAAATTTTCCGGCAGGTTTTTCCCCAAGGCTGGGATAAAACATATTGCTTGAAATACCTGGAAGAGTTTCAAGAAGTTCACTTCTTTGGAGACAAGACCTACAAGGTTGTCTAGTCATTATACAGTAGAAACTAATCTGGTTTTTTTCCTTTACtcctaattaataaaatataacctGTTATTGTTTCtacaattatttttctaaacaaTACTTGCCATCTAATGGAAATTATGTATGCTTTCCCCTTTCCTTTCTATCTGACTAGGGAGGAAACGACTACGAGATATATGAGTCGGAAAGGACCAAAGGCCACACGGGTGAGTGCATTTTCCCATTTCCTAGTGTCgtcattcaatcaataaattAACTGCCTCCAAATTCAGGCTTATACAAATCTCAAGTTGTTTTGAACTATACAAGAAAGTATAGATGAATGCTTGATTGCAACCATGATTTATTAGcaccttttttttcttcaaatcgTTCCCCTTATCATCTCGTATTTTG includes these proteins:
- the LOC131020713 gene encoding phosphomannomutase, which gives rise to MAARRPGVIALFDVDGTLTAPRKGATPKMLEFMRDLRKVVTIGVVGGSDFVKIAEQLGKTVTDDYDYMFAENGLVAYKDGKLIGTQSLKSFLGEEKLKELINFSLHYIADLDIPIKRGTFIEFRNGMLNVSPIGRNCSQEERDEFEKYDKVHNVRPKMVSVLREKFAQYNLTFSIGGQISFDVFPQGWDKTYCLKYLEEFQEVHFFGDKTYKGGNDYEIYESERTKGHTVTSPDDTIDQCTKLFLN